A single region of the Mycoplasma mycoides subsp. mycoides SC str. PG1 genome encodes:
- a CDS encoding YceD family protein, which yields MKLIFNQTDFKLKKHYELQGQLTDLDQIKSNNILIKSFDFISYDLDLDYNETLKMITVNGVINYTITGIDSRIGNEIKYSNYIDWNDEYSFTNSSDFNTNIIINEEFNLKDYIIEQINLNIPFNLSLNNDILNKYGLGWSLESEEEFQKSQANKIDPRWEQLDNIKIDDNNK from the coding sequence ATGAAACTAATATTTAATCAAACTGATTTTAAGTTAAAAAAACATTATGAATTACAAGGACAACTAACTGATTTAGATCAAATTAAATCAAATAATATTTTAATAAAATCATTTGATTTTATTAGTTATGATTTAGATCTTGATTATAATGAAACATTAAAAATGATTACTGTTAATGGAGTAATTAATTATACAATTACTGGTATTGATTCAAGAATTGGAAATGAGATCAAATATAGTAATTATATTGATTGAAATGATGAGTATAGTTTTACAAATAGTAGTGATTTTAATACTAATATTATTATTAATGAAGAATTTAACTTAAAAGATTATATAATTGAACAAATAAATCTGAATATTCCTTTTAATTTATCTTTAAATAATGATATACTTAACAAGTATGGTCTTGGATGAAGTCTAGAAAGCGAAGAAGAATTTCAAAAATCTCAAGCTAATAAAATTGATCCAAGATGAGAACAACTTGATAATATTAAAATCGATGATAACAACAAATAA
- the pheT gene encoding phenylalanine--tRNA ligase subunit beta, translated as MIITRNWLKKYLNLDNISNDQINMALNSLGFEVDSVYDLNSLNSELILGYVEQSKQIPDTHLKLNQVNIGTKSLQIVCGASNVDANQFVVIAPINATIANGLTLTSKKIQNYESQGMICALNEIGIDLSVINKEDQLKIYNVSDKNLDLKKYIGSDVKQIIGLDDYLFEIDLTLNRSDCLASFQILKELANYFDLKIKNLDNNFSDFKKNNLDLKIDLANQVKDQIKTISYSYFELNNKNDKLDSKDEIFLKLNQINSSNHSITNLSLISTLSTAQTHILIDLDKLKSSNLKLEFINHDNKELLCLTNNNKLVNIIGLDTQNEFNVDNNSKNVLNIMLNIEPNLMRKQQKLLNISNTYLQRYIKPINPNLFNLANQTFSNLLNDYQLINKAYEVKILKQTFKNKQSLEIKLNEINDLLGTNLTIKQIKSLFKHLDFKITNKDDLLDFQIDQNRIDITSKNDLCEEVARLYSYDKIDEIPLSFTSFKKAKNLNLKLENKLTNYLIGLGFNNTKTYSLTSLNEAKYWNLFNISEFINLVSPLSNLRQTYRTNLSKSLIDVAIFNHSINNKELKLFEIADIYDLNNLKQRHLVFLTSNHIYKNSLNQQLIENNFYYNKEILENIFNLYNLDLSEIQYQSDLNLIKEIHPYINTTIYYQNQLIGYLYKLNPKFESENKLNPTFVCEINLDILNQFKNSFIEAKTLSKFQSSSRDLTIEISNDLTYQKVLFNALSDVKYLKSHKIVDLYLDDNLIKNNTKALTIQFVFNDLEHQLTENEINQEFEKIIKNIKQMKVVIR; from the coding sequence ATGATTATTACAAGAAATTGATTAAAAAAATATCTTAATTTAGATAATATTTCAAATGATCAAATTAATATGGCTTTAAATTCTTTAGGGTTTGAAGTTGATAGTGTTTATGATTTAAACTCACTAAATTCTGAACTAATTTTAGGATATGTAGAACAATCAAAACAAATTCCAGACACTCATTTAAAATTAAATCAAGTTAATATAGGAACTAAAAGTTTACAAATTGTTTGTGGAGCTAGTAATGTTGATGCTAATCAATTTGTAGTAATTGCTCCAATTAATGCAACTATTGCAAACGGTTTAACTTTAACTAGTAAAAAAATTCAAAATTATGAATCACAAGGAATGATTTGTGCTTTAAATGAAATTGGAATTGATCTATCAGTTATTAATAAAGAAGACCAGTTAAAAATTTATAATGTTTCTGATAAAAATCTAGATTTAAAAAAATATATTGGTAGTGATGTTAAACAAATTATTGGTTTAGATGATTATTTATTTGAAATTGATTTAACTTTAAATAGAAGTGATTGTTTAGCTAGTTTTCAAATTTTAAAAGAACTTGCAAATTACTTTGATTTAAAAATTAAAAACTTAGATAATAATTTTTCTGATTTTAAAAAAAATAATTTAGATTTAAAAATTGATTTAGCTAATCAAGTTAAAGATCAAATTAAAACAATTAGTTATTCTTATTTTGAATTAAATAATAAAAATGACAAATTAGACTCAAAAGATGAAATCTTTTTAAAATTAAATCAAATAAATTCTTCTAATCATTCAATTACAAATTTAAGTTTAATTTCAACTTTATCAACAGCTCAAACTCACATTTTAATTGATTTAGATAAATTAAAGAGTTCTAATTTAAAATTAGAATTTATAAATCATGATAATAAAGAACTTTTATGTTTAACTAATAATAATAAATTAGTAAATATTATTGGATTAGACACACAAAATGAATTTAATGTTGATAATAACTCAAAAAATGTTTTAAACATTATGTTAAATATTGAACCTAACTTAATGAGAAAACAACAAAAACTTTTAAACATTTCAAATACTTATTTACAAAGATATATAAAACCAATTAACCCTAATTTATTTAATTTAGCAAATCAAACTTTTTCTAATTTATTAAATGATTATCAATTAATAAATAAAGCTTATGAAGTTAAAATACTAAAACAAACTTTTAAAAACAAACAAAGTTTAGAAATTAAATTAAATGAAATTAATGACTTATTAGGAACTAATTTAACTATTAAACAAATTAAAAGTTTATTTAAACATTTAGATTTTAAAATCACTAATAAAGATGATCTTTTAGATTTTCAAATTGATCAAAATAGAATTGATATAACTAGTAAAAATGATTTATGTGAAGAAGTTGCTAGATTATATTCATATGATAAAATTGATGAAATTCCATTAAGCTTTACTAGTTTTAAAAAAGCTAAAAACTTAAATTTAAAACTAGAAAATAAATTAACTAATTATTTAATAGGATTAGGATTTAATAATACTAAAACTTATTCACTAACTAGTTTAAATGAAGCTAAATATTGAAATTTATTTAATATTTCTGAATTTATTAATTTAGTATCACCATTATCAAATTTAAGACAAACTTATAGAACTAATTTAAGTAAATCATTAATTGATGTAGCTATTTTCAATCATTCAATTAATAATAAAGAATTAAAATTATTTGAAATAGCTGATATTTATGATTTAAATAATTTAAAACAAAGACATTTAGTATTTTTAACAAGCAATCATATTTATAAAAACAGTTTAAATCAACAATTAATTGAAAATAATTTTTACTACAATAAAGAAATTTTAGAAAATATTTTTAATTTATATAATTTAGATTTGTCTGAAATTCAATACCAAAGTGATTTAAATCTTATTAAAGAAATTCATCCATATATTAATACAACTATTTATTATCAAAATCAATTAATCGGATATTTATATAAATTAAATCCTAAATTTGAATCAGAAAATAAATTAAATCCTACATTTGTATGTGAAATTAATTTAGATATTTTAAATCAGTTCAAAAATAGTTTTATAGAAGCAAAAACTTTAAGTAAGTTTCAAAGTTCTTCAAGAGATTTAACTATAGAAATTTCAAATGATTTAACTTATCAAAAAGTTTTATTTAATGCTTTAAGTGATGTTAAATATTTAAAAAGTCATAAAATTGTTGATTTATATTTAGATGATAATCTAATTAAAAATAATACTAAAGCTTTAACTATTCAATTTGTTTTTAATGACCTAGAACATCAATTAACTGAAAATGAAATCAATCAAGAATTTGAAAAAATAATAAAAAATATTAAACAAATGAAAGTAGTGATTAGATAA
- the pheS gene encoding phenylalanine--tRNA ligase subunit alpha: protein MIEQLNEILNNFKVKLELVKDLNSWEELKKEFIGKDSSLTTILKSIKTISSDKKQEIGKLANQIRVEIINQLNEKQEQLKNKELLVKLEKEKIDVTLTNSSLKFGSKHVLNIVIEEISDIFTEIGFEMVSGTEIESDLYNFQKLNLPVDHPARDMQDTFYLDNNLVLRTHCTNMTSRMLTKLASLKTEDNNLAVISYGNVYRRDDDDATHSHQFMTNRWVCCWNKISFANLKWILKYMCQRLFNKDINIRLRPSFFPFTEPSVEVDVSCFKCDSKGCFICKKTGWIEILGAGMINEHVLKLNGLDPNKYSGLAFGIGIERIAMLKFNISNIRNFYENNVKFLEQFKFYSE, encoded by the coding sequence ATGATAGAACAATTAAATGAAATTTTAAATAATTTTAAAGTAAAACTAGAATTAGTTAAAGATTTAAATAGTTGAGAAGAATTAAAAAAAGAATTTATTGGAAAAGATTCTAGTTTAACTACAATTTTAAAATCAATTAAAACTATTAGTAGTGATAAAAAACAAGAAATTGGAAAATTAGCAAATCAAATTAGAGTTGAAATTATAAATCAATTAAATGAAAAACAAGAACAATTAAAAAATAAAGAATTATTAGTAAAATTAGAAAAAGAAAAAATTGATGTTACTTTAACAAATTCAAGTTTAAAATTTGGTTCAAAACATGTTTTAAATATAGTTATTGAAGAAATTAGTGATATTTTTACTGAAATTGGTTTTGAAATGGTCAGTGGAACTGAAATTGAATCTGATTTATATAATTTTCAAAAATTAAACCTACCAGTAGATCATCCTGCAAGAGATATGCAAGATACTTTTTATTTAGATAATAATTTAGTTTTAAGAACACATTGTACTAATATGACTTCAAGAATGTTAACTAAATTAGCTAGTTTAAAAACTGAAGATAATAATTTAGCTGTAATTAGTTATGGAAATGTTTATAGAAGAGATGATGATGATGCTACTCATTCACATCAATTTATGACAAATAGATGGGTTTGTTGTTGAAATAAAATTAGTTTTGCTAATTTAAAATGAATTTTGAAATATATGTGCCAAAGATTATTTAACAAAGATATTAATATTAGATTGCGTCCAAGTTTTTTTCCTTTTACTGAACCAAGTGTTGAAGTTGATGTAAGTTGTTTTAAATGTGATTCTAAAGGATGTTTTATTTGTAAAAAAACTGGTTGAATTGAAATACTAGGTGCTGGAATGATTAATGAACACGTTTTAAAATTAAACGGATTGGATCCAAATAAATATTCAGGATTAGCTTTTGGAATTGGTATTGAAAGAATTGCTATGTTAAAGTTTAATATTTCAAATATTAGAAATTTTTATGAAAATAATGTTAAATTTTTAGAGCAATTTAAATTTTATTCAGAATAG
- a CDS encoding ABC transporter permease, translating into MRHIIKSYLKTFFKKNYVSTFGILLFIITLATVIIGMLATPLQLNNRINYLAKHNTSYNLILDTRSMNYDPKFTYNYFYLNKEINNKDTNYTKLSELYIKAINSELEQNFNNTSTDKKENNLYIYDSNNLEDKVKIDFIGNLINSDLFRYRNGALVKTESYIFNKDYNNDQNNLNSFSNISNQVLNRIISDFHQSMSDGISLDNNAKYDYVVSEFYKAYSRFNSFLTINEINLIDKPILTLKFTEILNKLNDNKIDEITKFLVKQLQDLKNKIKNHQKERIYLPSFLVFSDKFSKVLSDEKFLYDDRIYIVDQLLDNVQNFTLQTKKTFKIQQSSVGQLLPFLTLQLTSDNQIFKNTNKDFNQIQFDKNHKNSEFAKKWDVNINYQQKVNPTQIVISSSYAKARNLKINDEFIIPSSNISDIYLSLINKKDAYYLGSINSKIVGIGSTFDDIVSKNSITDYFQDKTSYVVGYTSKEFINSIRNSRWNFSNKFDTSYQVNFRVKNLNNSTSKDLNKHFIIKFDNWSDESYSVFDKSSSLITEWYSLRTSQAISSIKVQVIIYIVIGIFVLLLSFVFINFALKKEMNETRRQIGIFKSFGYKVVELSWIFALKTWLTMFFGLIIGYILSIPIQIYSSSNFVNSVTFTFNSIYISPLLIIFLILIIPFIFLMGSYWASIIYIKEPVLSLMNNLKKSKRTKNGAITNLLSKHNIGFNYRMRLSFIKNAKGKFAVVQILFGFASLTYTLLFVAQAILFQSINQSLATIKQDLITKSMWNVNKKIDNISTNDKLGYTNKNDPKTRQTLSYHDLNKKNINTYLNNDLKQTDIRYRVELFFKLLNNTFNSLSNEKKVSMILPLDYAKKTLTPFLQPGKTNKNDYEVLIKDKQYYLSYISRFNLYNQNQKWQSALNDFKNNKEIKLTLNDLSQKQHSSDLFYDLNHPKKDELQNTIIGLQSTRNNSNNTLFLSSFAKIFSYKLVQAYSLFQVVSHYKQFDNDINKAWMHLQKDNDLLSFNPDDQKYWTIANNPLLEKIINKNLKNKPNKDKKELFDTTSNFLIDSLLNSTNLSNASQSILLASMIMQDLNNKLENNPIVSFNQMFYDSSTDLLSAVIRVSNSDILNPGSYALNLYRLKDHNFGDVNQFLNFKGVSIKGFQDLSKLPEKHNNLPTFNVIVPYYYAKSKNLDINSKIVVETRTTFVKKFVLNVVGINKSETLSISKTPDIFLDYDLFANEMFSEDLYKNNNPLIFNQLWSKNKILEGTINFTKLDDSFKTIKYYGNNLAIDIRKDAPIFLSMYSNIFTEFNNFISKYQELDQQNDIYNTPNPAITTLSRLNSKLFNFNLVKQTISKITTITNQVMSLFILLVSLLLTIILVVVMNIVVDESKKTILTLRAIGYENSEVNWIVMGSYIIGAIISFIIAYLLSNLIWWSFLYYVSYKWHIYIFLAFDFKTLFVTFSVIAFVLFIGWLFSDKQVKKTALTQVTQAE; encoded by the coding sequence ATGCGACATATTATAAAAAGCTATTTAAAAACCTTTTTTAAAAAAAATTATGTCTCAACATTTGGGATTCTTCTTTTTATTATTACTTTAGCAACTGTTATTATAGGAATGCTTGCTACACCATTACAATTAAATAATAGAATTAATTATTTAGCAAAACATAATACTAGTTATAATTTAATACTAGATACAAGATCTATGAATTATGACCCTAAATTTACTTATAATTATTTTTATTTAAATAAAGAAATTAATAACAAAGATACTAATTACACTAAATTATCTGAACTTTATATAAAAGCAATTAATAGTGAATTAGAACAAAATTTTAATAATACTAGTACTGATAAAAAAGAAAATAATCTTTATATTTATGATTCTAATAACTTAGAAGATAAAGTAAAAATTGATTTTATAGGTAATTTAATTAATAGTGATTTATTTAGATATAGAAACGGTGCTTTAGTTAAAACAGAATCTTATATTTTTAATAAAGATTATAATAATGATCAAAATAATTTAAACAGTTTTTCAAATATTTCTAATCAAGTTTTAAATAGAATTATTTCTGATTTTCATCAAAGTATGAGTGATGGAATTAGTTTAGATAATAACGCTAAATATGATTATGTAGTTTCAGAATTTTATAAAGCTTATTCTCGCTTTAATAGTTTTTTAACTATTAATGAAATTAATTTAATAGATAAACCTATTCTAACTTTGAAATTTACTGAAATTTTAAATAAACTGAATGACAATAAAATAGATGAAATAACTAAGTTTTTAGTAAAACAATTACAAGACTTAAAAAATAAAATAAAAAATCATCAAAAAGAAAGGATTTATTTACCTTCCTTTTTAGTGTTTTCAGATAAATTTTCAAAAGTATTATCTGATGAAAAATTTTTATATGATGACAGAATTTATATAGTTGATCAATTACTAGATAATGTACAAAATTTTACCTTACAAACTAAAAAAACTTTTAAAATTCAACAAAGTTCAGTAGGTCAATTACTTCCGTTTTTAACTTTACAACTAACTTCAGATAATCAGATTTTTAAAAATACAAATAAAGATTTTAATCAAATTCAATTTGATAAAAATCATAAAAACTCAGAATTTGCAAAAAAATGAGACGTTAATATAAATTATCAACAAAAAGTTAATCCAACACAAATAGTGATTTCATCATCATATGCAAAAGCAAGAAATTTAAAAATTAATGATGAATTTATTATTCCTAGTTCTAATATTTCAGATATTTATTTAAGCTTAATTAATAAAAAAGATGCTTATTATTTAGGTTCTATTAATAGTAAAATAGTTGGAATTGGTTCAACTTTTGATGATATTGTGTCAAAAAACTCAATTACTGACTATTTTCAAGATAAAACTAGTTATGTAGTTGGTTATACTAGTAAAGAATTTATTAATTCAATAAGAAATTCTAGATGAAATTTTTCAAATAAATTTGATACTTCTTATCAAGTAAACTTTAGAGTAAAAAATTTAAACAATAGCACTAGTAAAGATTTAAACAAACATTTTATTATTAAATTTGATAACTGATCAGATGAAAGTTATTCTGTTTTTGATAAAAGTAGCTCACTAATTACTGAATGATATTCACTAAGAACTTCTCAAGCAATTAGTTCAATTAAAGTTCAAGTAATTATTTATATTGTTATTGGTATTTTTGTTTTATTATTATCATTTGTTTTCATTAATTTTGCACTAAAAAAAGAAATGAATGAAACAAGAAGACAAATTGGAATTTTTAAATCATTTGGTTATAAAGTAGTAGAACTTTCTTGAATATTTGCACTAAAAACTTGATTAACAATGTTTTTTGGATTAATTATTGGTTATATTTTATCAATACCAATTCAAATATATTCATCTTCAAATTTTGTAAATTCAGTCACTTTTACTTTTAATAGTATTTATATTTCACCTTTACTAATAATCTTTTTAATTTTAATTATTCCTTTTATATTTTTAATGGGATCTTATTGAGCTTCAATTATTTATATAAAAGAACCTGTTTTATCTTTAATGAATAATTTAAAAAAATCAAAAAGAACTAAAAATGGAGCTATTACTAATTTATTATCAAAACATAATATTGGATTTAATTATAGAATGCGTTTATCTTTTATTAAAAATGCTAAAGGTAAATTTGCTGTAGTTCAAATTTTATTTGGGTTTGCTTCTTTAACTTATACTTTATTATTTGTAGCTCAAGCTATTTTATTTCAATCAATTAATCAAAGCCTAGCAACAATCAAACAAGATCTAATTACAAAATCTATGTGAAATGTTAATAAAAAAATTGATAATATTAGTACAAATGATAAGTTAGGTTACACTAATAAAAATGATCCTAAGACTAGACAAACTCTAAGTTATCATGATTTAAATAAAAAAAATATTAACACTTACTTAAATAATGATTTAAAACAAACAGATATTAGATACAGAGTTGAATTATTTTTCAAACTTTTAAATAACACTTTTAACTCACTTTCAAATGAAAAAAAAGTTTCAATGATTTTACCACTAGATTATGCTAAAAAAACTTTAACTCCTTTTTTACAACCAGGTAAAACTAATAAAAATGACTATGAAGTTTTAATTAAAGATAAACAATACTATTTAAGTTATATTAGTAGATTTAATTTATATAATCAAAATCAAAAATGACAAAGTGCTTTAAATGATTTTAAAAATAATAAAGAAATTAAATTAACATTAAATGATTTGTCTCAAAAACAGCATTCATCTGATCTATTTTATGATTTAAATCATCCTAAAAAAGACGAATTACAAAATACTATTATAGGTTTACAATCAACTAGAAATAATTCAAATAACACATTATTTTTAAGTTCTTTTGCTAAAATATTTTCTTATAAATTAGTTCAAGCTTATAGTTTATTTCAAGTAGTTAGTCATTATAAACAATTTGATAATGATATAAATAAAGCCTGAATGCATTTACAAAAAGATAATGATTTATTATCATTTAATCCTGATGATCAAAAATATTGAACTATTGCAAATAATCCTTTATTAGAAAAAATTATTAATAAAAATTTAAAAAATAAACCTAATAAAGATAAAAAAGAACTTTTTGATACAACTTCTAATTTTTTAATAGACTCATTATTAAATTCAACTAATTTATCAAATGCTAGTCAAAGTATTTTATTAGCTTCAATGATTATGCAAGATTTAAACAACAAATTAGAAAATAATCCAATTGTTAGTTTTAATCAAATGTTTTATGATTCTTCAACTGATTTATTATCAGCAGTGATTAGAGTTTCAAATAGTGATATTTTAAACCCTGGATCATATGCTTTAAATTTATATAGATTAAAAGATCATAATTTTGGTGATGTTAACCAGTTTTTAAATTTTAAAGGTGTAAGTATTAAAGGTTTTCAAGATTTATCAAAACTACCAGAAAAACATAATAATTTACCAACTTTTAATGTAATTGTTCCATATTATTATGCAAAATCTAAAAACTTAGATATTAATAGTAAGATTGTTGTTGAAACTAGAACTACTTTTGTTAAAAAATTTGTTTTAAATGTTGTTGGTATTAATAAATCTGAAACTTTATCAATTTCAAAAACTCCTGATATTTTTTTAGATTATGATTTATTTGCTAATGAAATGTTTTCTGAAGATTTATATAAAAATAATAATCCTTTAATTTTTAATCAATTGTGAAGTAAAAATAAAATTTTAGAAGGAACAATTAATTTTACTAAACTAGATGATTCATTTAAAACAATTAAATATTATGGCAATAATTTAGCAATTGATATAAGAAAAGATGCACCAATCTTTTTATCAATGTATTCAAATATTTTTACTGAATTTAATAATTTTATTTCTAAATACCAAGAACTAGATCAACAAAACGATATTTATAATACACCAAATCCAGCAATCACTACTTTAAGTCGTTTAAATTCTAAATTATTTAACTTTAATCTAGTAAAACAAACTATTAGTAAAATTACAACTATTACAAATCAAGTGATGTCGTTATTTATTTTATTAGTAAGTTTATTGTTAACAATTATTTTAGTAGTTGTTATGAATATAGTTGTTGATGAATCTAAAAAAACAATTCTAACATTAAGAGCTATTGGGTATGAAAATAGTGAAGTTAATTGAATTGTTATGGGTAGTTATATAATTGGAGCTATTATTTCATTTATTATTGCTTATTTATTATCTAATTTAATTTGATGATCATTTTTATATTATGTAAGCTATAAATGACATATTTATATATTCTTAGCGTTTGATTTTAAAACCTTATTTGTAACATTTAGTGTAATTGCTTTTGTTTTATTTATTGGTTGATTATTTTCAGATAAACAAGTTAAAAAAACTGCACTAACTCAAGTTACTCAAGCTGAATAG